A window of Apium graveolens cultivar Ventura chromosome 8, ASM990537v1, whole genome shotgun sequence contains these coding sequences:
- the LOC141680928 gene encoding MDIS1-interacting receptor like kinase 2-like, whose amino-acid sequence MYATEMWEPIDRVLRTKETLPFPCYFSIIIIFFASKHCNWYGICCEEGRVVSIKLGNYLIGDELGKLNFSSFPYLQKLDLYYCKLNGSIPYQIGMLSKLTYLSLRGNYLTGKLPSFLGNLPQLQVLDVSYNRLSGFIPNELGKLTNLVHLYLGDNYLKGSIPLELGNLSNLEDLYLQENRLTGTIPSALGSLTQLKYMDLRANQFNGTLDFKDANLTNLIQLDLSYNFLTGSIPVFKCTGLQYLSLSGNLLSGDIPKELGNCYSLYSLSLHSNNLTGSIPNNLRCLVHLTRLDLFDNHLSDTLPPTHHPYEHHTCDNSLNGANVTSHQKHSVSLVLSIAAPIITIGLFLMILASVFICRLKTRENQKKMLAQDGDIFSVWNFDGNLAYEDIIRATNNFDIRYCIGTGGYGSVYEARLSNKKTVALKKLHRLEAEDPGFDRSFRNEVQVLSNIRHKNIVKLYGFCLQNRCMFLVYEYMENGSLFCALRDDAHAMELDWSKRVEIVKGIAHALSYMHNDCNPPIVHRDISSNNILLNSKMEAFVADFGASRFLDPDSSNQTMVAGTYGYIAPELAYTMVATEKCDVYSFGVVALEIIMGSHPGDFLSSFQSPRCTESKMMLNELLDTRLPLPTRQQEHDILLVLKHVFACLCSNPKFRPSMITLSREFSQTQKLLTTNSIYTTSVENFVDFQE is encoded by the exons ATGTATGCAACAGAGATGTGGGAGCCCATTGACAGGGTTTTGAGGACAAAAGAAACATTGCCATTTCCG TGCTATTTTAG CATCATCATCATTTTCTTCGCCTCAAAGCACTGCAACTGGTATGGCATTTGCTGTGAGGAAGGTCGAGTCGTTTCTATAAAACTAGGAAACTACCTAATAGGAGATGAGCTTGGAAAACTCAACTTCTCTTCCTTCCCATACCTCCAAAAACTTGATCTTTACTACTGTAAGCTTAATGGAAGCATACCTTACCAGATTGGAATGCTTTCAAAACTCACGTATCTCTCACTCAGAGGAAACTATCTCACTGGTAAGTTACCTTCTTTCCTCGGTAACCTCCCTCAATTACAGGTACTTGATGTATCTTATAATCGCCTCAGTGGGTTCATTCCCAATGAACTAGGAAAGCTGACTAATTTGGTTCATTTATATCTTGGAGATAATTATCTCAAGGGTTCCATCCCCTTGGAACTAGGAAATCTGAGTAATTTGGAAGATTTATACCTTCAGGAAAACAGACTCACAGGGACAATCCCATCAGCTTTAGGCTCCTTGACCCAACTCAAATATATGGACCTTCGTGCTAATCAATTTAATGGCACTTTAGATTTCAAGGATGCTAATCTCACTAATCTCATACAACTTGACCTGTCTTATAATTTTCTCACCGGCTCCATACCTGTTTTTAAGTGTACAGGTCTACAATACCTGAGCCTCTCAGGCAATTTACTAAGCGGAGACATTCCAAAAGAACTTGGAAATTGCTATTCTTTGTACTCATTGAGTTTGCATAGTAACAATTTGACCGGAAGCATACCTAATAACTTGCGTTGTTTGGTACATTTAACTCGCTTGGACCTCTTCGACAACCACCTTTCTGACACACTCCCACCCACCCACCATCCATATGAGCACCACACATGTGATAATAGTTTAAATGGTGCTAATGTGACCTCCCACCAGAAACATTCGGTGTCCCTTGTCCTCTCCATAGCTGCTCCTATTATTACCATTGGTCTTTTCTTAATGATACTAGCCTCTGTGTTCATTTGTCGCCTAAAAACTAGAGAAAATCAGAAGAAAATGCTTGCACAAGATGGAGATATTTTTTCTGTCTGGAACTTTGATGGAAACCTTGCATATGAGGACATTATAAGAGCAACAAATAATTTTGACATTAGATACTGCATAGGAACTGGAGGGTATGGTAGCGTATATGAAGCCAGGTTGTCAAACAAAAAAACTGTCGCTCTGAAGAAACTTCATCGACTGGAAGCCGAGGACCCAGGTTTTGACAGAAGCTTCAGGAATGAGGTGCAGGTCTTGTCAAATATAAGACACAAGAACATCGTGAAGCTCTATGGTTTCTGCTTGCAAAATCGATGCATGTTTCTAGTTTACGAGTATATGGAGAATGGAAGTTTATTTTGTGCTCTGAGAGATGATGCTCATGCCATGGAATTAGATTGGAGTAAGAGGGTGGAAATTGTGAAAGGTATAGCACATGCTCTATCTTACATGCACAATGACTGCAATCCACCTATAGTTCATCGCGACATATCAAGTAATAACATACTTTTGAACTCTAAAATGGAGGCATTTGTCGCTGACTTTGGCGCATCAAGGTTTCTAGACCCTGACTCATCCAATCAAACTATGGTTGCAGGCACTTACGGTTATATTGCTCCAG AGCTTGCATATACGATGGTTGCAACTGAAAAATGTGATGTGTATAGCTTCGGAGTGGTGGCCCTAGAAATTATTATGGGAAGCCATCCCGGGGACTTCCTCTCCTCATTCCAATCTCCCAGATGCACTGAGAGTAAAATGATGCTGAATGAGCTATTGGACACACGCCTCCCCCTTCCCACAAGGCAGCAAGAACATGACATACTACTTGTTTTGAAACATGTATTCGCATGTCTGTGTTCCAATCCCAAATTCCGGCCATCTATGATTACTTTGTCACGGGAATTTTCACAAACTCAGAAGCTGTTGACCACAAATTCTATCTATACCACTTCTGTTGAAAACTTTGTCGATTTTCAGGAGTAA